The Streptomyces racemochromogenes DNA segment GACCCGCGCGGACGCCAACTACCGGGCCAACCTGCGGCCGGATGGCACCGGTGCCGTGAGCATCGAGACCGCCTCCGACGACGACGCCAGCGATCCCTGGACACCGGAGCAGATAGAACAGCTGATCCTGCTCGGCGTCTGGCTCCACCAGGAGCACGGCATCCCGCTCCGGGTCTGCCGCGACGCCGCGGATCCGGGATACGGCTATCACCGGCTGCACGCCGACTGGGCCGTCAGCGGCACGGACTGCCCCGGCGACCAGCGCGTCGAGCAGTTCAACGACGTGGTGTTCCCGGGCATCGTCCGCCGCGCGGGCGGGGAACCGTCGAGTCCGCCGCCGGCCTCGCCCTCAGTGTCCCTGTCCAGGCTGATCGCCGCGGCGAAGTCGGACCCTCCGAGGTCCGGGACGTCCGTCAGCTACTCGGGGGTCAAGGTCGTGGAGCAGGCACTCGTGGCTGAGGGCCTCCTCTCCCCTTCCCTGGCTGACGGCCACTACGGCACCGCCACGGTCACCGCGTACGCCAAGTGGCAGCGCCGCCAAGGCTACAGCGGGACGGACGCCGACGGCATCCCCGGCCGCGCCAGCCTCGTCGTACTCGCCGCCCGCCACGCCTTCACTGTCACCAGCTGATCAGGAGACCCCCCATGCTCACCTTCCCGTTCTGGACGTCCACCGCCGAGCGTATGGTCCGCACTTTCGCGCAGGCCGTCCTCGGCACCGTCGGCGCCGACCAGCTCGGCATCCTCGACGTCGACTGGGGCCAGGCCGCATCCGTCGGCGGTCTCGCCTCGGTCCTGGCGCTGCTCACCGCGATCGCCACCTCCAGCGGGACGGAGGGGCCGGGCATCACCGAGTCCGTGCGGGCCCGCAGGTGACCCCTGAGGACACCACGCGGGTCGCTGTCGAGCTGGCGGAGATGAGGGGCGAGATCAGGACCGGATTCGCCGAGCTCCGGGGCCAGCTCGGGCTGGCGCTCCAGCGCACCGATCAGGCCGAGGCTGACATCGATGCTCTGGAGCAGCGCGTGGAATCGTTGGAGAGGGCTCGCTGGCCGCTTCCCTCGATCGCTGCGGTGACCGGCCTTGCCGGCCTCGGGCTCACCCTGTACCAGCTCGTCTCGAAGTAGAGGAGGTCGCCGTGCCGCTGCCTACGACACGCGTCGTGACCGGCCACTACGTCAACCCGGCCACCGGTGCCGCGTGCACGGGCCGGGTCGTCCTGGCCCCTTACCCGGGCGTGTGGACGGACGAGGCTGGCGACCAGGTCCTCACCGGCGGGGCGACGCTCGCGCTCGTAAGCGGCGCGTTCTCACAGGCCCTCGTAACCACAGACGCGGCGGGGGTCGAGCCTGCGGCCGGGCGGTTGTGGATCCTGGACGAGCGGATCGACGGCCGCCCGTACCGGCGCCGGGTCTTTGCCCTGGACGCTGGGGTCGGCTCCGTCGACATCACCGACCTGGTGGACGCTGACCCGGGCGAGGTGACGTACGTCCGCGGCCCGGCAGGGCCTACGGGACCAGCTGGGCCGGCAGGGCCTACTGGACCCACGGGGCCGAAGGGCGACACGGGAGCCACGGGAGCCACGGGAGCCACGGGAGCCACGGGAGCCACGGGGCCTCAACCGCCGCTCGGCGCGGCCGGTGCCGGTGCCGGGATCGCCCTGCGCTCCACGGACCCGACAACGACCGACGCCAGGACGCCGACCGCGCACGCGTCCACGCACGGATCCGGCGGCACCGACCCGGTCACCGTGGCGCAGTCCCAGGTGACCGGCCTTGCTGCGGCGCTGGCCGGCCTGCTGCCACTCACGGGTGGCAACATGACCGGCACCGTCACCAACAACGTCGCCTCGGCGGCTACGACCGCATTCGGTGGCGGTGTCGCTGGCGATACGTTCGACCGGTGGCGGGTCCTCGCGTCGGGGACTTTCGAAGCCGGTTCCGGCAGCGCCGGCCGCGACGTGAACTTCCGCCGCAGCGCGGCCGACCAGTGGACGACCGACGACGCACTCATCGTCGCCCTGATGTTCCGCCACATGGGCAGCACGCTCGGTTTCTACGGGGCCGCCGCCGTGGCTAAGCCCAACGTCACCGGCAGCCGCGGAGGTAACGCGGCGCTCGCCTCGCTGCTCACCGCGCTAGCCACCCTCGGCCTCATCACCGACTCCACCACTGCCTGAGCAGCAGAATGCCCCCTCTCAGCCTGCGGGCTGGGAGGGGGCGATTTCTGCGTGTCCAGCTATCGTTCAGGTGTCGAGTCTGAACGGGAGCCAGTATGCACTCTCTACCGCACGACCACACCGGCGCGCGCATCAAGCGCCTGCGCCTCTCACGCCACCTCACCCAGCAAGCCCTCGCGGAACTCGCGCAGATTTCTGCCAGCTTGCTCACCAAGATCGAACGTGGCGAACGCCCGCCGACCCCGTACGCCGCGGCGTGCCTCGCCCGCGCGCTGCGCGTGGACGTCGCCACCGTCACCGGCCAGCCCTTCGTCGCCGAGCTGCGCGCCGACCAACTCGACGTCCTGATAAGGCCCATCCGTGAGGCCCTGGACGTGTACGACCTCGGCGCCGACCCCGAGATCCGCCCGCGGCCGGTGCCGCTCCTGGCCGATGATGCCGAGACTCTCCTCGTCGCGGTGCGGGCCGGAGAGATCAAGCAAGCAGCGAACCTCCTCCCAGGCCTGATCCAGGAAGTCACCACCGCGGCGCACGCGGCCCCGTCGGACGAGACGTGGCGGCTGCTCGCCAGCACGTACCGCAGCGCCTACGACGTGGCCTCGAAACTCGGCTACGGCGACCTGGCGGCCATCGCCCTGGCCCGGATGGAGTGGGCTGCCGAGCGGGCGAGCAGCGCCGCCCTGGGCGGCATGTACCGGTACTTCCGGGCTCTGACCTACCTGCGCGACGGCCAGTACCGCACCGGACAGCGCCTGACCGCCCTGGGCCTGTCCATCCTGGAGCAGGCCGATCCCGGCCGGGAGCGCGAGGTGGTCACCGGGCAGCTGCACCTGGGCGCCGCGGTCATGGCCGGCCGCTCCCAGAACGGGACCCTTGCCGAGACCCACCTGGGTGAGGCGGAGCGCATCGCAGGGGCGACGGGCGAGGCGGCGACCCTCCACTACCTGGCGTTCGGGCCGACGAACGTTCGGGTTCACCGTGTGGCGGTGCTGGCCGAGCTGGACCAGTACGGCCAGGCGGCGCAGCAGGGGCGCACTGTGGTCATCCCGAAGGACTGGCCGCAGTCCCGGAAGTCGCATCACTACGCCGAGTTGGCCCGAGCACAGATGTGGACGGGCGACCTGGAGGGTTCGTTCCAGAACCTGTTGCGCGCGCGCAAGGCGGCACCCCAGCAGGCTCGGTATCACCAGACGGTTCGGGACACCTACGCGGGTCTGGAGGCAGCGCATCGGATGTTGCCCGATTCGTTCCTGTCGTACGGCTCCTGGCTGGGCGCCTGACCGTACGTGAACCCATGGCCCCGGCTGACACAAGTGTGTGTCAGCCGGGGCCTTTCCGTGGTCCCACACTCGTCTCACCACCCGCTGACGACGGTAGGGAGCACTCCATGACGCCTGAGCAGATGAGCGCAGCCGAGGAGCTGACCGGGAAAGCCCTCGTACCGTATTCGGACCGCCGGGACGCCCACGAGGTCGCCTGTCTCACCGATGACCTCGTCACCTGCGGCAAGCCGATGTACGAGGAACTCGCCGCGGCCGAGCAGACCCCCCAGGTCCGCCACGCGCGCGCCGACTGGTCGTATTTCACCGAGGTCGGCCCGATGGGCACCGGCGATCACGCGAATTGGACCTACGCGCGCACCCTCGCCCGGATCGTCCAGCTCATGGTGCGGACCCTCCGCGAGCATGAGCCCGCCCCCTGGTGAACGAGCTCTGGCGCCAGCTGGCGTACATCGTCATCGTGCTCGGCGTGCTCGGCGTCATCGTCGTCGGCATCCGATAGACCCGCCCGGCCGCGCATCTGCCAGGACCCGCGACCGGGACGGGCTGCAAGCACCTCCACCACAACCAGAGGAGGCACCACCGCATGACTATCACCACCGAGGCGACCGCCACCAGGGACGCCCGCTCCCTCATCACCGCTGAGGAGTTCGAGGGGGTAGCCGCCACCGTCCGGGACAACAACCCGGACATGGCGCCGGCCGACGCGGAACGCATCGTCGAGGAGGCCCTGAAGTTCGTTGCCGCGGCCGCCGCGCGCCCCGGCGGCATGCGCCCCTCCAGGACGGTCGACGAGGGCTGGCACGCCCTCATCCTGCACACCCGGGTGTACGCCCGTGTGTGCGCCTCCCTGGGCCGGTTCGTGCACCACATCCCCGAGCGCCCTGACCCGACCCGGCACGACCCCAGCGCCCTGGACCGGACGCAGGCCAACATCGTGGCGGCCGGGTTCACCGTGGACCGCACTCTGTGGCTCGCACCCATCAAGGGCATGCCGGTGGCCGCGGGCTGCGAGCACTCGCAGAACTGCGGCGACGGCGAGTGCTCGGGGAACTGCCGCGACGACCACCCCAACTAGGTCAAACTGGCTACGCTGACAGGCCATGACGATGTGGCAGAACGACGACG contains these protein-coding regions:
- a CDS encoding N-acetylmuramoyl-L-alanine amidase; the encoded protein is MAWYPGARKLELQPESDNQPAIRPTQFIMHSVAAPWDEERIYEYWRDSTNLESHFGLDYDGSLGQFIGTQTRADANYRANLRPDGTGAVSIETASDDDASDPWTPEQIEQLILLGVWLHQEHGIPLRVCRDAADPGYGYHRLHADWAVSGTDCPGDQRVEQFNDVVFPGIVRRAGGEPSSPPPASPSVSLSRLIAAAKSDPPRSGTSVSYSGVKVVEQALVAEGLLSPSLADGHYGTATVTAYAKWQRRQGYSGTDADGIPGRASLVVLAARHAFTVTS
- a CDS encoding holin is translated as MLTFPFWTSTAERMVRTFAQAVLGTVGADQLGILDVDWGQAASVGGLASVLALLTAIATSSGTEGPGITESVRARR
- a CDS encoding helix-turn-helix transcriptional regulator, which codes for MHSLPHDHTGARIKRLRLSRHLTQQALAELAQISASLLTKIERGERPPTPYAAACLARALRVDVATVTGQPFVAELRADQLDVLIRPIREALDVYDLGADPEIRPRPVPLLADDAETLLVAVRAGEIKQAANLLPGLIQEVTTAAHAAPSDETWRLLASTYRSAYDVASKLGYGDLAAIALARMEWAAERASSAALGGMYRYFRALTYLRDGQYRTGQRLTALGLSILEQADPGREREVVTGQLHLGAAVMAGRSQNGTLAETHLGEAERIAGATGEAATLHYLAFGPTNVRVHRVAVLAELDQYGQAAQQGRTVVIPKDWPQSRKSHHYAELARAQMWTGDLEGSFQNLLRARKAAPQQARYHQTVRDTYAGLEAAHRMLPDSFLSYGSWLGA